Proteins encoded in a region of the Acidimicrobiales bacterium genome:
- a CDS encoding Rieske 2Fe-2S domain-containing protein, producing the protein MVAGVVGEFGRPGDYRARQVADVPVVVARDDDGFHVLRNACPHQGTPILRRNEAGHSRRLVCPLHGWTFELDGRHQLDRVSRRLSAVPDPRWHIESLAVSVESGIVWARVDADADPSGSPAPADPPFGRPGAPRRVLLRQSWRSVIAELERLPGVRPLPPTSVIWRPAGGDTRLLATVVPRSPERTEVVAWAERRDEQ; encoded by the coding sequence ATGGTCGCAGGCGTGGTCGGCGAGTTCGGCCGACCGGGCGACTACCGCGCCCGGCAGGTCGCCGACGTTCCTGTGGTCGTCGCGCGTGACGACGACGGCTTTCACGTGCTGCGCAACGCGTGTCCCCACCAGGGAACGCCGATCCTGCGCCGGAACGAGGCGGGCCACAGCCGGCGACTGGTGTGCCCCCTGCACGGCTGGACGTTCGAGCTGGACGGACGCCACCAGCTCGACCGCGTGTCGCGCCGGCTGTCCGCCGTGCCGGATCCGCGATGGCACATCGAGTCCCTGGCGGTCTCGGTCGAGAGCGGAATCGTCTGGGCACGCGTCGACGCCGACGCCGACCCGTCGGGTTCCCCGGCGCCGGCCGATCCGCCGTTCGGACGTCCGGGGGCACCTCGCCGGGTGCTCCTGCGCCAGAGCTGGCGCTCCGTGATCGCCGAGCTCGAACGGCTACCCGGTGTACGTCCGCTCCCGCCCACCAGCGTGATCTGGCGACCGGCCGGCGGCGACACCCGGCTCCTGGCCACCGTCGTACCCCGCAGCCCCGAGCGGACCGAGGTCGTCGCCTGGGCAGAGAGGAGAGATGAACAGTGA
- a CDS encoding ferredoxin, whose protein sequence is MTDTDRSPRLYVSVDPAKCCGYTTCADVCPEVFKLDEDGFAHVDDDRVPAGLEDKARAGAAACPEHAIHVGDTPPSG, encoded by the coding sequence GTGACGGACACCGACCGCAGCCCGCGGCTCTACGTCAGCGTCGACCCCGCCAAGTGCTGCGGGTACACCACCTGTGCCGACGTGTGCCCTGAGGTGTTCAAGCTCGACGAGGACGGGTTCGCCCACGTCGACGACGACCGCGTGCCCGCCGGCCTGGAGGACAAGGCGCGCGCCGGCGCCGCCGCCTGCCCCGAGCACGCCATCCACGTCGGCGACACGCCCCCGAGCGGCTGA
- a CDS encoding TetR/AcrR family transcriptional regulator yields MIDSRTRTKILQAALHHIALYGEERLSMSGVASEAKVSRGTVYRYFTNREELLDAIALHVRQTFENGVVAAAAEGGDTSEKLDRIVAQRIDPDTRQAVRRLRELQPAFTLEFLTEHLPEFRKVYARALRDDFDRPDLRLSLDDFVEQLVRITVMETLCDLDPEETRRLVVQLWDLTRTADRSALVETA; encoded by the coding sequence GTGATCGACTCCCGTACCCGGACGAAGATCCTGCAGGCGGCGTTGCACCACATCGCCCTCTACGGCGAGGAACGCCTGTCGATGAGCGGGGTCGCCAGCGAGGCGAAGGTGTCCCGCGGCACGGTGTACCGGTACTTCACCAACCGCGAGGAGCTCCTCGACGCCATCGCCCTCCATGTGCGCCAGACGTTCGAGAACGGGGTCGTCGCCGCGGCCGCGGAAGGCGGCGACACGAGCGAGAAGCTCGACCGCATCGTGGCGCAACGCATCGACCCCGACACGCGCCAGGCCGTCCGCCGCCTGCGCGAGCTGCAGCCGGCGTTCACCCTGGAGTTCCTGACCGAGCACCTGCCCGAGTTCCGCAAGGTCTACGCGAGGGCGCTCCGCGACGACTTCGACCGGCCCGACCTGCGCCTGTCGCTGGACGACTTCGTCGAGCAGCTCGTCCGCATCACCGTGATGGAGACCCTCTGCGACCTCGACCCGGAGGAGACCCGGCGACTGGTCGTGCAGCTGTGGGACCTCACCCGGACCGCCGACCGCAGCGCTCTGGTCGAGACGGCCTAG
- a CDS encoding phosphotransferase family protein, translating to MTVASEADRAALQAFGDWLGTRLPGAVLDEVERPATGASNGTYLCAARLPDGGRRDLVLRLQPVENQFLDPDVMFQHRVMEMLSAHSGLPIPVVLWAEPDPAVLGRPFFVMERVRGRVLPDSHHVEGWALDLQPDERARLYDGAVRALAELHEVPVGDHVAFLRRPGTGTALDRHMAWLVRWHRWAARGRALPVIDAGLRYVLDTCPDDPSEHVIWGDGRPGNMVFGEDLSVAAVLDWELAATGPAEIDVAWWLMFERSQTVARGVEPLPGVPDAEEIVGCYEQLRGVRLADLDFYRVLAELQFAIIVHRYVDMQVAAGLLPPDTDRARCSSPALMLAESIGVELPEPSGGPGDS from the coding sequence ATGACCGTTGCGAGCGAAGCGGACCGGGCCGCGCTGCAGGCCTTCGGCGACTGGCTGGGGACCCGCCTGCCGGGCGCTGTCCTGGACGAGGTGGAACGGCCCGCCACGGGTGCCTCGAACGGCACCTACCTATGCGCGGCCCGGCTCCCGGACGGGGGTCGGCGGGACCTGGTGCTCCGGCTGCAGCCGGTCGAGAACCAGTTCCTCGACCCCGACGTCATGTTCCAGCACCGGGTGATGGAGATGCTGTCGGCCCACAGCGGGCTGCCGATTCCCGTCGTCCTGTGGGCCGAACCCGATCCGGCGGTGCTCGGCCGGCCGTTCTTCGTGATGGAGCGGGTGCGGGGCCGCGTGCTGCCGGACTCCCACCACGTCGAGGGTTGGGCCCTCGACCTCCAGCCGGACGAGCGGGCCCGGCTCTACGACGGCGCCGTCCGGGCGCTGGCGGAGCTGCACGAGGTTCCGGTAGGCGACCACGTCGCCTTCCTCCGCCGGCCCGGCACCGGGACCGCGCTCGACCGGCACATGGCCTGGTTGGTGCGGTGGCACCGCTGGGCCGCTCGGGGCCGGGCGCTGCCGGTGATCGACGCCGGCCTGCGGTACGTGCTCGACACCTGCCCGGACGATCCGTCGGAGCACGTCATCTGGGGCGACGGCCGCCCCGGCAACATGGTGTTCGGCGAGGACCTGTCGGTGGCGGCGGTGCTCGACTGGGAGCTGGCCGCCACCGGGCCCGCCGAGATCGACGTCGCCTGGTGGTTGATGTTCGAGCGCTCGCAGACGGTCGCCCGGGGTGTCGAGCCGCTGCCGGGGGTTCCCGACGCCGAGGAGATCGTCGGGTGCTACGAGCAGCTGCGCGGCGTCCGCCTGGCCGACCTCGACTTCTACCGGGTGCTGGCCGAGCTCCAGTTCGCCATCATCGTGCACCGCTACGTCGACATGCAGGTGGCCGCGGGGCTGCTGCCACCCGACACCGACCGGGCTCGGTGCTCGTCGCCGGCCCTGATGCTGGCGGAGTCGATCGGCGTCGAGCTGCCTGAACCTTCCGGAGGGCCAGGCGACAGCTGA
- a CDS encoding SDR family oxidoreductase, with translation MGRLDGKVAVVTGGARGIGRGICRRFAREGARVLVADIAEDEGKQVAADLAGLGGQGVFLRTDVGRKDEVERMVSTAQETWGRVDVLVNDAIGLAPHVHLEDKTDEMFRFSFDVGFYATLWAMQAALPLMRDQGGGRVVNFYSGDADNGQWFHADYNATKAAIRALTVSGAAEWGRYNVLCNAISPAAAGTVYYELVAKVPELAEMASRHPLGRPGDPETDIAPVALFLATEDSQYVNGQTITVDGGGRLSAGGVYPADPPDVAQGWLERRAAR, from the coding sequence ATGGGTCGTCTTGACGGCAAGGTGGCGGTGGTGACCGGCGGCGCCCGGGGCATCGGCCGGGGGATATGCCGGCGCTTCGCCCGGGAGGGCGCCCGCGTGCTGGTCGCCGACATCGCCGAGGACGAGGGCAAGCAGGTGGCGGCCGACCTGGCAGGCCTGGGCGGCCAGGGGGTGTTCCTGCGGACCGACGTCGGCCGCAAGGACGAGGTCGAGCGGATGGTGTCCACCGCGCAGGAGACCTGGGGTCGGGTCGACGTGCTGGTCAACGACGCCATCGGCCTGGCCCCGCACGTCCACCTGGAGGACAAGACCGACGAGATGTTCCGGTTCAGCTTCGACGTCGGCTTCTACGCCACCCTCTGGGCGATGCAGGCGGCGTTGCCGCTGATGCGCGACCAGGGCGGGGGCCGGGTCGTCAACTTCTACTCGGGCGACGCCGACAACGGGCAGTGGTTCCACGCCGACTACAACGCCACGAAGGCGGCGATCCGGGCGCTGACCGTCTCGGGCGCGGCCGAGTGGGGTCGTTACAACGTGCTGTGCAACGCCATCTCGCCGGCCGCCGCCGGAACCGTCTACTACGAGCTCGTCGCCAAGGTCCCCGAGCTGGCGGAGATGGCATCCCGCCATCCCCTGGGCCGCCCCGGGGACCCGGAGACCGATATCGCGCCGGTGGCGCTGTTCCTCGCGACCGAGGACTCGCAGTACGTCAACGGCCAGACGATCACCGTCGACGGCGGTGGCCGCCTCAGCGCCGGTGGGGTCTACCCGGCCGACCCACCGGACGTGGCGCAGGGCTGGCTCGAACGGCGCGCCGCCCGGTAG
- a CDS encoding 3-phenylpropionate/cinnamic acid dioxygenase subunit beta, which translates to MSATTAKNTDMAGVSGAVDPAALGARVSSGDPLYAEIVDFLIDEALLLDHNRNDEWYELLAEDLVYRMPVRRTVHRSQGLGFDSTMGHFDDDHASMTVRIKRLHSLSAYSEDPPSRVRRFVSNVRVHESDAPGEYAVTSYLLALRSRWDNSDYDVISAQRDDTLRRDGASFKIARRIMYPDQSVLGTPNLAIFL; encoded by the coding sequence GTGAGCGCAACCACCGCGAAGAACACCGACATGGCGGGCGTGTCCGGCGCCGTCGATCCGGCCGCGCTGGGCGCGCGCGTCTCGTCGGGCGATCCGCTCTACGCCGAGATCGTCGACTTCCTGATCGACGAGGCCCTGCTGCTCGACCACAACCGGAACGACGAGTGGTACGAGCTGCTGGCCGAGGACCTCGTCTACCGCATGCCGGTCCGGCGCACGGTGCACCGTTCCCAGGGCCTCGGGTTCGACTCGACGATGGGTCACTTCGACGACGACCACGCGTCGATGACCGTCCGCATCAAGCGGCTGCACAGCCTCAGCGCCTACTCGGAGGATCCGCCGTCCCGGGTGCGCCGCTTCGTGTCCAACGTCCGGGTCCACGAGTCGGACGCGCCGGGGGAGTACGCCGTGACGAGCTACCTCCTGGCGCTGCGCAGCCGGTGGGACAACAGCGACTACGACGTCATCTCGGCGCAGCGGGACGACACCCTCCGCCGCGACGGGGCGAGCTTCAAGATCGCCCGCCGGATCATGTACCCGGACCAGAGCGTCCTGGGCACGCCCAACCTGGCGATCTTCCTGTGA
- a CDS encoding TIGR03857 family LLM class F420-dependent oxidoreductase, translated as MSPRTPALLGAYVLPGPAMDPTVCVAQTTEAERLGLGSVWLSELQGPLKDAGALCGYMGHATSTIGFGTSITHFGTRHPMALASWGATMQVLTGGRFLFGFGRSTARRWRQWGVPEPTLRSMADSADILRRLWNHEPVSYSGPAGDFPELDWGHFPDVTPPPLLLAAIGPKTLELGGSHFDGVFLHPFLSPEGVERSVALVRAGAERAGKDPVSVTVYHELVVAPDMSDAEVDAAVRARAAAYFSGAGYGELILRANGWDAEPLGPFREAVRQATADNEAAGSPLKGREVLVEPSRLLPDRFFAEGAAVGSAKDCARRIHDFLDAGADQLIVHGVTPDALGPTVAAFAPEAGKEGK; from the coding sequence GTGAGCCCGCGCACCCCGGCGTTGCTCGGCGCCTACGTCCTGCCCGGCCCGGCCATGGACCCGACGGTGTGCGTCGCCCAGACGACCGAAGCCGAGCGCCTCGGCCTGGGCTCGGTCTGGCTGTCGGAGCTGCAGGGCCCGCTGAAGGACGCCGGCGCGCTGTGCGGCTACATGGGCCACGCCACCTCGACGATCGGGTTCGGCACCAGCATCACCCACTTCGGGACCCGCCACCCCATGGCCCTCGCCTCCTGGGGGGCGACGATGCAGGTGCTCACGGGCGGCCGGTTCCTCTTCGGGTTCGGGCGCTCCACGGCGCGCCGCTGGCGCCAGTGGGGCGTCCCCGAGCCCACCCTGCGGTCGATGGCCGACTCGGCCGACATCCTGCGGCGGCTGTGGAACCACGAGCCCGTCTCCTACTCGGGTCCCGCCGGCGACTTCCCGGAGCTCGACTGGGGCCACTTCCCGGACGTCACCCCGCCACCCCTGCTGCTGGCCGCCATCGGCCCCAAGACCCTCGAGCTGGGCGGCTCGCACTTCGACGGGGTGTTCCTCCACCCGTTCCTCAGCCCGGAGGGCGTCGAGCGGTCCGTCGCCCTGGTGCGGGCGGGCGCCGAGCGGGCGGGCAAGGACCCGGTGTCGGTGACCGTGTACCACGAGCTGGTCGTCGCACCCGACATGAGTGACGCAGAGGTCGACGCGGCCGTGCGGGCCCGGGCCGCGGCCTACTTCAGCGGTGCCGGCTACGGCGAGCTGATCCTGCGAGCCAACGGTTGGGACGCGGAGCCGCTCGGGCCCTTCCGGGAGGCGGTCCGTCAGGCGACGGCCGACAACGAGGCCGCCGGATCGCCGCTCAAGGGACGGGAGGTACTGGTGGAGCCCAGCCGCCTCCTGCCCGACCGGTTCTTCGCCGAGGGGGCGGCGGTGGGCTCGGCCAAGGACTGCGCCCGCCGCATCCACGACTTCCTCGACGCCGGAGCCGACCAGCTCATCGTCCACGGCGTCACCCCCGACGCGCTGGGCCCCACCGTCGCCGCGTTCGCACCTGAAGCAGGAAAGGAAGGCAAGTGA